One Setaria viridis chromosome 5, Setaria_viridis_v4.0, whole genome shotgun sequence genomic region harbors:
- the LOC117855581 gene encoding 3-ketoacyl-CoA synthase 6 codes for MGKLLKASYHLVMSNFLAIAAVAFATAVVQRGWPFSIDGLAGWLHAQRPVHLITAAILMAAVAKLRRARRQRDVYIVEYGCFRPRPCFRAPFATCLEHARLLPYLVADKESLNFAIRLLERSGLGEETCVPYSYHYMPPDRSLDAAREETELVIFSAIDDVLAKTAVKPEEIDVLIVNCSIFTPTPVFADMVVNRYKLRPGVQTLNLSGMGCGAGLISVGLAKNLLQVAAPGTHVLTVSTEILSSQYYVGSERAMLLPNCLFRMGAAATILSNSPERARFKLGRIVRTMTAARDADYRCIFQEEDDKGMRGVRLSKDLTTTAGGALKRNIVAFGPLVLPISEQLLVALSLLKRKLLSRLGSKVRLYRPDFRTAFEHFCIHAGGRAVIDEVQRGLGLSDEDVEASRMTLHRFGNTSSSLVMYELAYTEAKGRMRKGDRVWMISFGAGFECSCVALECVRTAAAADGPWVDCIHRYPVQLPDVAKDI; via the coding sequence ATGGGAAAGCTCCTCAAAGCGTCGTACCACCTCGTTATGAGCAACTTCCTCGCCATCGCCGCGGTGGCGTTTGCCACCGCCGTAGTCCAGAGAGGATGGCCGTTCAGCATCGACGGTCTCGCCGGCTGGCTACACGCCCAGCGGCCCGTCCACCTCATCACGGCGGCGATCCTGATGGCTGCCGTGGCAAAGCTCCGGCGCGCCCGCCGGCAACGGGACGTGTACATCGTGGAGTACGGCTGCTTCCGGCCGAGGCCGTGCTTCCGGGCGCCGTTCGCGACGTGCCTGGAGCACGCGCGCCTCCTGCCGTACCTTGTGGCCGACAAGGAGAGCCTGAACTTCGCGATCCGGCTGCTCGAGCGCTCGGGGCTCGGCGAGGAGACGTGCGTGCCCTACTCGTACCACTACATGCCCCCGGACCGCAGCCTCGACGCCGCCCGGGAGGAGACCGAGCTGGTCATCTTCTCGGCCATCGACGACGTGCTCGCCAAGACCGCCGTGAAGCCCGAGGAGATCGACGTGCTCATCGTCAACTGCAGCATCTTCACGCCGACGCCGGTATTCGCCGACATGGTCGTCAACAGGTACAAGCTCCGCCCCGGCGTGCAGACCCTGAACCTGTCCGGGATGGGCTGCGGCGCGGGGCTCATCTCCGTCGGCCTCGCCAAGAACCTCCtgcaggtggcggcgccgggcaCGCACGTCCTGACCGTGTCCACGGAGATCCTCTCGTCGCAGTACTACGTCGGCAGCGAACGCGCGATGCTGCTGCCCAACTGCCTCTTCCgcatgggcgccgccgccacgatcCTGTCCAACTCCCCGGAGCGCGCGCGGTTCAAGCTCGGCCGCATCGTCCGCACCATGACCGCCGCGCGGGACGCCGACTACCGCTGCATCTTccaggaggaggacgacaaAGGCATGCGGGGCGTGCGCCTCTCCAAGGacctcaccaccaccgccggcggcgcgctcaAGAGGAACATCGTGGCGTTCGGGCCCCTCGTCCTGCCGATCTCGGAGCAGCTCCTGGTGGCGCTGTCCCTCCTGAAGCGGAAGCTCCTGAGCCGGCTCGGCAGCAAGGTGAGGCTGTACCGCCCGGACTTCCGGACGGCGTTCGAGCACTTCTGCATCCACGCCGGCGGTCGCGCGGTGATCGACGAGGTGCAGCGCGGCCTCGGCCTGTCCGACGAGGACGTGGAGGCGTCGCGGATGACGCTGCACCGGTTCGGGAACACGTCGAGCAGCCTGGTGATGTACGAGCTGGCGTACACCGAGGCCAAGGGCCGGATGAGGAAGGGCGACCGGGTGTGGATGATCTCCTTCGGCGCCGGCTTCGAGTGCAGCTGCGTGGCGTTGGAGTGCgtcaggacggcggcggccgccgacggGCCGTGGGTGGACTGCATCCACCGCTACCCGGTGCAGCTCCCCGACGTCGCCAAGGACATCTGA